The Aeromonas encheleia genomic sequence GAACGGTCGAACGCAAGGAGTGAACAGCATGATCAGCAAGTGCAGATCTTGGCCTAGCGGCAAGAGGGGGGCAGCATGAGTCACCAACACACCCAGTACGGCGACCTGCCGCTCTATATAGGCGGTCAGGCCCATGCCTCCGAGAGCCAGGCATGGATCGAGGTGACCAACCCGGCGGATCAGAGCCTGCTGGCGCGCCTGCCCATGGCCACCCCGGCCGAGGTCGAGCTGGCGGTGCGTTGCGCCCACGACGCCTACCTGCTGTGGCGGGAGGTGCCGGCGCCTGAGCGGGCCAGGGTCATGTTCAACTACCAGCATCTGCTCAAGACCCATCATGACGAGCTGGCCGAGTTGCTGGCCCAGGAGACCGGCAAGAACCTGGCGGATGCCAAGGGGGATGTCTGGCGTGGCATCGAGGTGGTGGAGCAGGCCTGTGCCATCGCCAGCCAGACCATGGGGGAGACCATGGGCAACGTGGCGCGCCGGGTCGACGGTCACTCCTGGGTGCAGTCGCTCGGGGTCTGCGTCGGCATCACCCCGTTCAACTTCCCCGCCATGATACCGCTGTGGATGTTTCCGCTGGCGGTCGCCTGTGGCAACGGCTTCGTGCTCAAGCCCTCGGAGCAGGATCCGCTCACCCCCATGCGGCTGGCCGAGCTGTTCACCGAGGCGGGGGCCCCCAAGGGCATCCTCTCGGTGGTGCACGGCGGCGCCGAGCAGGTGGATGCGCTGATCACCCATCCGGATGTGAAGGCGGTCAGCTTCGTCGGCTCTGCCCGGGTCGGGGCCCACGTCTATCGCACCGCCACCGATCACCTCAAGCGCGCCCAATGCTTCGTCGGCGCCAAGAATCACATGGTGATCATGCCCGATGCCAACAAGGGGCAGGTGCTGAGCAACCTGGTGGGGGCCGGGGTCGGCGCTGCCGGCCAGCGCTGCATGGCCATCAGCGTGGCGGTGTTCGTGGGCGGTGCCCGGGAGTGGATCCCGGAGCTGGCCGCCGAATTTGCCAAAGTCAGGCCCGGGATCTGGCACGATCCGCAAGCGGCCTATGGCCCCCTCATCAGCCCTGAGGCCAAGGTGCGGGTGGAGAACCTGATCGAGGTGGGGATCAGCGAGGGTGCCGAGTGCCTGCTCGATGGCCGCTTCTGTGACGTGGCTGGTTATCCGGTGGGCAACTGGGTGGGGCCGACCCTGTTTCGCGGCGTGACCCCCGAGATGCGCATCTATAAAGAGGAGATCTTCGGCCCCGTGCTCGCCTGCCTGGAGGTTGCGGATCTGGACGAGGCGCTCGCCCTCATCAACAACAACCCCTATGGCAACGGCACCTCCATCTTCACCGGCTGCGGCGCCGCGGCCCGCAAGTTCCGCCACGAGGTGGCGGTGGGCCAGGTGGGGATCAATGTGCCAATTCCGGTGCCGCTGCCGTTCTTCTCCTTCACCGGCTGGCGCGGCTCCTTCTACGGGGACTTGCACGCTTACGGCAAGCAGGCGGTGCGCTTCTACACCGAGACCAAGACGGTGACCGAGCGCTGGTTCGACGAGGACATTCCGCACGGCCCCAATATGACCATCAGCCTGCGCTGAGCGGCGATCAGTGGTACTGAGCTGACGCCGATCGAGGAAAGAGCTCGGCAGGCTCGGAACCAGATCATAGGCCGGCACCGAGCGACAGATGGCAGCGACAGATAAACCAAGGACAACGAGGAAGCGAACGAGATGGATTTTACCCTGACCGAGGATCAGCAGGCCTACATGGAGGCCGCCACCGCCTTTGCCAATGAGGCGCTCAAACCCCATGCCGCGCGCTGGGACAGGGAGCACGAGTTTCCCATTGCCACCATCAAGCAGGCGGCCGCGCTCGGCTTTTGCGGCCTCTATACCCCGGAGCAGTACGGCGGGCTCGCGCTGCCAAGGCTGGATGCCAGCCTCATCTTCGAGCGCCTGGCCATGGGCTGCACCTCCACCACCGCCTACCTCACCATCCACAACATGGTGAGCTGGATGCTGGGCAGCTGGCTGCCCAGCGACGTGGCCGAGCAGTGGGTGCCGAGGCTCGCCAGCGGCGAGTGGCTGGGCTCTTACTGCCTCACCGAGCCGGGGGCGGGATCGGACGCTGCGGCCCTCAAGACCCGCGCGGTGCGGGACGGCGATGACTACCTCATCGACGGCAACAAGGTGTTCATCTCGGGGGCGGGCAGCACAGAGGTGCTGGTGGTGATGGCCCGCACCGGCGGCGAGGGGGCCAAGGGGATCTCAGCCTTTATGGTGCCCGCCGACACGGCGGGGATCCACTACGGCAAGGCGGAGGAGAAGATGGGCTGGAACAGCCAGCCGACCCGGGAGGTGGCCTTCAACGGGGTGCGCATCCCCACCCGTTATCGCCTCGGGCAGGAGGGGGAAGGGTTCAGGTTCGCCATGCAGGCCCTCGACGGTGGCCGCATCAACATCGCCAGCTGCTCGGTGGGCACAGCCCAGCAGGCGCTGGACGATGCGCTGGCCCATGTGCAGCAGCGCCAGCAGTTTGGCCGCCCCATCGCGGAATTTCAGAGCGTGCAGTTCCGCCTCGCCGACATGGCCACCGAGCTGGCCGCCGCCCGGCTGCTGGTGCGCCAGGCCGCCGACAAGCTGGACCACGGCAGCCCGGACAAGAGTGCCTGGTGCGCCATGGCCAAGCGCTTCGCCACCGATGTGGGTTATCGCGTCTGTGACGAAGCCCTGCAACTCTTTGGCGGCTATGGTTATATCCGCGAGTACCCGCTCGAGCGCTACCTGCGCGACACCCGGGTACACCGCATTCTGGAAGGTACCAACGAAGTGATGCGGCTGATCATCGCCCGCCGCCTGTTGGCGGATCCCGGTCTGTCGCTGGAGTAACGGACTCCTGCGCCATCTCTGGAAGACGCCAGGCAAGAAGTGATGCGGCCGATCAGCGCCCGCTGCCTCGCATGATGAATCAGGCTTTGTGAGCCAGCCGAATTTCGGCTCCATTCAACCCTGTCATCATGGCGGCAGGTTTAATGACAAGGACAGTGCAATGACAAGGATCAGGCTCGAATATCACGGTCATGTGGCCTACATCACGCTCGACCACCCGCCTGCCAACACCTGGACTCTGGCCAGCCTGCAAGCCTTCTTGCAGATGATGGTGGAGCTCGACAGCCGCCCCGACGTGGTGGCCCTGGTGATCCGCGGGGCGGGTGACAAGTTCTTCTGCGCCGGGGCCGATCTCAACATGTTTGCCGACGGCAACCCGGTACACGCCCGTGCGGTGGCCGAGGCCTTTGGTCGCGCCTTCGAGGCGCTGGCGCGTTTCCACGGTGTCAGCATCGCCGCCATCAATGGCTATGCCATGGGCGGCGGGCTGGAGGTGGCACTGGCCTGTGACATTCGCATCGCCGAGCAGCAGGCCAAGCTGGGGCTGCCTGAGGCCTCGGTGGGGCTCTTGCCCTGCGCCGGCGGCACCCAGCGTCTCACCGAGCTGGTGGGGCCGGGCTGGGCCAAACGCATGATCCTCTGTGGTGAGAAGGTGAGCGCCACCCTGGCCTACGAGATGGGGCTGGTGGAGGAGGTCGTGACCGAGGGCCATGCCTGGGGAGCGGCGCAGCAGATGGCGCAGATGGTCGAGCGCCAGAGCCCGAGCGCCCTGCGTGCCAGCAAGCAGCTGATCAATCAGGGCCGCAGCGGCCCGCGCGACGCGGCCCTGCCGCTGGAGCGCAGCCTGTTCCTCTCGCTGTTCAGCGATGCCAATCAAGGTGAGGGGGTGGCCGCCTTCCTGGAGAAGCGAGCGCCACGCTGGCACTACGGGATGGGCATAGACCCCTCATCAAAGCCGGATGGAGCCGTTCATGAGTAATAAATCCCCCTGTTTCAGGTTGTTTTCCCCATCGTTATCCCGCGAATCAGGGAGGCGCCACCGATGACTGAGTCGGTAAAGGCAAGCCTCCATCCCAGCCGGGATGGCCATCGGATCGGCGTGCTGACCCTCGACAGCCCCGCCTCCCTCAACGCCCTGAGCCTGCCGATGATCCAGGCCCTGCAACGGGTGCTCGATCGGTGGGAGCAGGATCCGACCGTGGTCTGCGTGCTGCTGCAGGGGGCCGGGGAGAAGGCGTTCTGCGCCGGGGGCGACATTCGTTCTTTTTATTACCGCCGGCAGGAGGAGAGCGAGCAGGCGCTGTTTGGCTATGCCCGCGACTTCTTCGAGCAGGAATACAGGCTCGATCACCACATTCACCGCTATGCCAAGCCACTCATCTGCGTGGCGGATGGCATTTGCATGGGGGGGGGCATAGGGCTGTTTGCCGGCGCCGGGTTCAGGGTGGTGACCGAGAAGAGCCTGTTTGCCATGCCGGAGGTGACCATAGGCCTCTATCCGGATGTGGGGGCCAGCTGGTTCCTGAGCCGGATGCCGGGGCGACTCGGGCTCTGGCTCGGCCTCACCGGGGCGCGCTTCAACGGCGCGGATGCCATCGGGCTGGGGCTGGCGGATCACGCCATCGCCAGCGATGCGCGCGCCGAGCTGCTGCCGCGTCTCGCCGCCTTGCCCTGGTCTGCGGATCCGGACGGCCGACGGGATCAGATCGATAGGCTGCTGGGCAGCCTGTGTGCCAGTTCGTCCTTGCCGGCCCCGGTGATCCTGCCCCTGCAGGCCAGGATCGATGGGCTGATGGCCGGCCGCACCCTGCAAGGGGTGCTGGAGCGGCTGTTCGATGCCGAGCTGGACGAGGCGAGCCTGGTGGCGGCGCGGGAGACCTGCCGCGGCGGCAGCCCCATCAGCCGCGCCATCCTCTGGCGCCAGTACTGGCAGGCCCGCCGCCAGTCCCTGACCGAGGTGTTCGCCGATGAGCTGGCGCTGTCGGTCAACTGCGTGCTGAAGGGGGACTTCGTGGAAGGGGTGCGGGCGCTGCTCATCGACAAGGACAGGTCCCCCCGCTGGCAGGCGGCCCAACCGGGCAGCGACTGGCTTGACGCTTTCTATCGCTGGCCCGAAGGGAAGAATCCCCTGATCCCTTAACAGCGAGTCGACAAGACAAGAGCGCCGGAAAGGCCCGGCCAGATAACGAACGGAGCAAGGAGCAAAGGATGACAAGGATCGGATTTATCGGGCTCGGCAACATGGGGGGCCCCATGGCCGCCAACCTGGCCAGGGCCGGCCACGCCGTGCAGGTGTTTGATCTGGTGGCGGAGAACCTGCAGAAGGCGATCGCCGCCGGTTGCATCGCCGCCGGCGATGCCCGCGAGGCGGTGGGTGGCTGTGAGGTGGTCATCAGCATGTTGCCGGCCGGCGAGCATGTGTGCTCGCTCTGGCTGGCAGAGGGGGGCGGTCAGGATCTGCTGGGGGCGCTGCCGGCGGGGGCCCTGGTGATCGACAGCTCCACCATAGACGTGGCCTCGGCCCGGCGGGTGGGGGAGGCGGCCAGGGCACGCGGCATTCGTTTCATCGATGCCCCCGTCTCGGGCGGCGTCGCCGGGGCGGCGGCGGGGACCCTGACCTTTATCGTCGGCGGCGAGCAGGCCGACTTCGAGGCGGCCAGGCCGATTTTGGCCCAGATGGGGCAGAATCTGTTTCATGCCGGGGCGCTGGGGGCGGGCCAGATCGCCAAGATGTGCAACAACATGCTGCTCGCCATCCACATGGCGGGCACCGCCGAGGCGCTGGCGCTCGGGGTGAAGGAGGGGCTGGATCCGAGCGTCCTCTCCACCATCATGGGCAAGAGTTCGGGTAACAACTGGAGCCTGGAGCGCTACAACCCCTGGCCCGGGGTGATGGAGAACGTGCCTGCGGCACGAGGCTACCAGGGGGGCTTTATGACCCGGCTGATGGTAAAAGATCTGGGGCTGGCGATGGCGCTGGCCGAGCATGCCCACAGCGCCGTGCCCCTGGGGGCGCTGGCCCGTAACCTGTTCAACCTGCATGCGAGCCAGGGTCAGGGGGCCAAGGATTTTTCCAGCATCCTGGAGCTATATCTCGATAAGGCACCCAGTGACAAATAAGCGCCAGGGTCAAGGACTGCTCCGGCATCGTCGCACTCTATCTGGATAAATCGCTGATCAGTCCCAAAGCGGTTGAGTCGAGGCGACACCGCCCTCGGCCCGTTCACCCAACCATTTATGGCCAGTCAGCTGGCAAGGAGTCTCCATGGATATCAAGCAGAAGGTTATCGCCATCACGGGGGCGGGGCGAGGACTGGGCCGCGCCATCGCCCTCAGCCTGGCCGCTCAGGGGGCTGTGCTGGCCCTCATCGACGTCAATCGCGCCGATCTGGAGGTCACCGAGGCCGAGCTGCGCAGTCGGGATGGCCGCTGCGCCCTGTTCGTCTGCAACGTGGCGGACGAGCCCGAGGTGGAGGCGACCTTCGCCGCCATCAAGGAGCAATTTGGCGTCTTGCACGGCCTTATCAATTGCGCCGGGATCCTGCGGGACGGCATGCTGATCAAGGTGAAGGAGGGGGAGCTGGTGGAGAAGATGAGCCTGGCCCAGTGGCAGGCGGTCATCGACGTCAACCTGACCGGCACCTTCCTCTGTGGCCGCGAGGGGGCGGCGCTGATGGCCAAGGGCGGGCAGGGGGGGGTCATGATCAACATCTCCTCCATCGCCCGCGCCGGCAACATAGGCCAGAGCAACTATGCCGCCAGCAAGGCGGGGGTGGCCTCGCTGGTGGTGACCTGGGCGCGGGAGCTGTCCCGCCACGGGATCCGGGTGATGGGCATAGCCCCCGGCGTCTTTGCCACCGACATGACGGCGGCGATGAAACCGGAGGCGATGGCCCGGATGCAGCAGGCCATCCCGGTCGGCACCCTGGGGCAGGCGGCGCAACTGGCCCAGACGGTGCAATTCATTCTCGCCAATGACTATCTGTCCGGGCGGATAATCGATCTCGACGGTGGCCTGCGGCTCTGACGCGGGTCGCCGACCAGGACCTCGCCCCTTGCCTTCGGCACAGGGGCGTTTTTATTGGCTGTCTGCGCCGCCGGCCCCGCCTGGCGGGGCCTCGGGCACCTGCATGTCCATGCAGCGCTGATCTGGAAAAGGCGGGGCGAGGTCATGGAAAAATGAGAAATATCAATGGGTCTTTCTGAATTTGAACCAGCTCACAGGCCTCAGGGGTCAGTGCTGTAGAATTGCGCGCGGTCAAGGTGGCGCATGATTGGCACCGCGAGGGATTGCGGTCGGAATAGTCATGCAATATAGTTGCCGCCTTTTTCACGGGGCTCGGACTCTTCGCCCCTCCCATGTCGCGCGCAGTATGAATACGGACGCTCTGCAGCCGCCTAATCAAACAGGATTGAGATGGACAAGAAACTAGGGCTTGGCGCCCTCATCTCGCTGGTGATCGGCTCCATGGTCGGCGCCGGGGTCTTCAGTCTGCCACAAAATATCGCCGCTCATGCCAGTGCCGGGGCCGTCGCCCTGGGTTGGGCCATCACCGGTCTTGGCATGATCTGCCTCGCGCTGGTCTACCAGAATCTCTCCATGCGCCGCCCGGATCTCGACGGCGGTATCTTCAGTTATGCCAAGGCGGGCTTCGGCGACTTCGTCGGCTTCAACGCCGCCTGGGGTTACTGGCTCTGCCAACTGCTGGCCAACGTCTCCTACGCCATAGTGGTGTTTAGCGCGCTGAGCTACTTCTTCGATACCCCCGACAACGTCATCTTCGGTGACGGCAACACGCCGGTGGCCATCACGCTCGCCTCCCTGCTCATCTGGTCGGTACATGCCCTGGTGCTGCGCGGGATCCAGGTCGCCGCCCTGGTGAACATAGTCACCACCATCGCCAAGATGGTGCCGCTCATCGTGTTCTGTGTCGCCGTCCTGCTCGCCTTCAACATGGAGACCTTCACCCTGGACATCTGGGGACAGGGCAACATGGAGCTGGGATCCGTGATGGATCAGGTCAAGTCCACCATGAAGGTGACGCTCTGGGTCTTCATCGGCATCGAGGGGGCCGTGGTGGTCTCCGCCCGCGCCCGTCATCGCAAGGACGTGGGCCGTGCCACCGTGCTGGCGCTGCTCGGCGCCCTGGCGCTCTATGTGATGGTGACCCTGTTCTCCCTTGGCGTGATGAGCCAGCCACAACTGGCCGCCCTCAAGAACCCCTCCACCGCCATGATCCTGGAGGCCGTGGTCGGCCCCTGGGGCGCCTGGCTCATCAACATCGGTCTGGTGATCTCGGTGATCGGGGCCCTGCTGAGCTGGACAGTGCTGGCGGCGGAAGTGCCCTACATCGCCGGCAAGACCGGGGTCTTCCCGGCCTGGTTTGCCAAGGAGAACAAGAACGGCTCGCCCAAGGTGTCGCTCTGGTGCTCCACCTGTCTGGTGCAGATCTTCCTCATCATCATCTATTTCCAGAGCAGCACCTACCTGGCGCTGGTCAACATCGCCACCTCGGCGGCCCTGGTGCCTTATGTCTTCTCCGGCGCCTATGGGCTCAAGCTGGCGCTGAGCGGGGAGACCTATCAGGGCCAGCCGCACCAGCGCAAGCGTGACCTGCTGCTGGCGCTGGTGGCCACCGTCTACGGCTGCTGGCTGGTCTATGCCGCCGGGGTGGAATACCTGCTGCTGGTGGCGCTGCTCTACAGCCCGGGCATCTTCATCTATTGGAAGGCGCGCCAGCATCATGGGCTGCGCAGCCTCAACCGGCTGGAGCAGGGGATGACGGCGGCCCTGCTCGGTTGCGCCGTGCTGGCCTTCTACAAGGTGATGGACGGTACCATTCCCCTGCATTAATCGGCACAATAAAGAGATGGCCTCCTGGCCATCTTTTTTTTCAGGTGTCGACTGGCAGAAACGGACGGTGACGCCGCTTGGGAAGGACATTCTATGCTGTTTATGGGTTATCTGCTGTTGGGGGCCTTCGCGGGCATATTGGCGGGGCTGTTCGGGATCGGGGGGGGGCTCATCATAGTGCCGGTGCTGGTCTTCACCTACCATGCCCAGGGGGTCTCCCCCGATATCATCACCCATCTCGCGCTCGGCACCTCGCTGCCCACCATGATCTTCACCGGCTTCAGCTCGCTGCGAGTGCATAAACAGGCGGGCGCCGTCGACTGGCTGATCATCCGTCGGCTGGCGGTCGGCATGCTGGTCGGCGCCTGGCTCGGCGGCATGACGGCCAACCTGCTCAGCGCCAGCACCCTCAACGTCATCATAGGTTGCTTCGCCTGGACCATGGCCGTGCAGATGGGGCTCAACCTCAGACCCAAGGCGGAACGCCATCTGCCTGGTCCGGTCGGCACCGGCATCGCGGGTACCGTCATCGGCTGGATGTCGGCGCTGTTTGGCATCGGCGGGGGCTCCCTGACCGTGCCTTACCTCAGCTGGAACAGCGTGCCGATGCGCAACGCCGTCGCGGCCTCCGCCGCCTGCAGCATCCCCATTGCGCTGGCGGGCAGCCTCAGCTATCTCTACGCCGGCTGGGGCCATGCCGGTTTGCCCGAGTGGAGCCTGGGCTTCATCTATCTGCCGGCCTTGCTCGGCATCATCCTCACCAGCACCCTGTTTGCCCGCATCGGCGCCCGGCTGGCACACCGTCTTCCCCCTCAGCGACTCAAGCAGGCATTCGCCATGCTGATGTTGGTGATAGGGGCAAAATTTATGCTATTTAGCTGATTTATTGGCTAATTGCCGAAAAAGCAGGCAAACGCACCATCCCCGGGCAGAAAGCCATTGCAATGAAACGGGACTTTGCTATTCTCGTCGCCGGTGGTCCCATTGGTCCTCTCGCATTGATAACCCGTCGACCTGGTCAGGACCGGAAGGTAGCAGCCAAGGTGGGGGACTCGAGTGCCGGGATGTGGCTGGTGGGGCCACCACCTGTTTCTGAAAATCAATAAGTTACAGCATTTAGCTCTCTTGGTGATCCACTTTGTGTGGATGATTATAGGGAATCTAAGTGAACCTTTGCCTTAGCCGTCACGGCATCTGGTACTACCGGAAAGTCACCACTCTTCCCTGCGGTCGTCGGAAAGAGATCAAGAAATCTCTGCAGACTCGGGACAAACTGGTCGCACGAAGCAAGGTGGCTCAGTTGCTTGCCTGTGTGCGATCTAGTGCTATCTCATCCCCCTGTAAGCAATTCCAGAACGATCCTGAATCCCTGCAATCTGAGCAGAAGCTTCTGCCTCTTGTACCCCTCCTATCAGCCCTATGTGACCGCTATCTGAAAGAGAAAGCCATCTCTTGGTCGCCCAAAGAGCTCAGCAACCAGAAGAACTACATTGGCTACTTCATCAAAATGCTGGGGGACAGACCTCCAACCGCGTACAGCAAGGCCGATGTGGTCAAGTTCAAGGACGAGTTGCTGAACTCGGGTAAGAGCCCGACGACTATCAACAAGTATCTCCAGAAGCTCTCCCTGCTGTTCGTCTGGCTGGGCAATCACCACGAAGGCATCGTCAATCACTTCGCAGGGCTCAAGCTACAACGGGTCAAAGAGGTTAATGCTCGAAGCGGGTACACATCTGTGGAGAAACAGCGGTTGATCCAGTGGGCGAAGGAGCAGGAGCTATACCGCAAGTGGATAGCGTTACTTGGCCTATATACCGGAGCGAGAGCCAATGAAATTTGCCAGTTGTACGCGGACGATGTGCAGCAGGTTGACAAGGTGTGGTGCCTGAACATCCGAGACAACCGCCCAGACCAGAAGCTCAAGACGGCCAACAGTGCTCGCCTGATCCCGATTCATTCCTCGTTGATCTCTGGTGGTTTTATCGACTTCGTGCAGGATAGGGCAGGGGGGCGGCTATTCCCTGAGTTACCCCACCGACAAGACGGTTACAGCCATCTCTGGGGGCAGTGGTTCAGTCGCCATCGTCCCGTAGACAAAGACTTCCACAGCCTGCGGCATACCGTGGCAACAGCGTTGAAGGATCATGGTGTACCGCTACAGTACGCGGCTGCCATCCTGGGCCATACCAATGGAGCCATCAGCTATGATCGGTACGGTGGTGGGGTAGCAGTCGAGAAGCTGCAGGCTGCTATCGAAGTGGCACTATGAGGGAGCCATGATTAAGATCCGTGTGGTGCGATAGTTGTTTCAACCTCTTGATTTTTACCCCTAGTATCATCCCATAAAAGTTTAATCGTGACTGCAGAGGGAGTCGCTAAAGCTGTTGAAACTAATAAGTCAAAGTTTCCACCTGGTTGTATAATATCTAAGGGTAATGCATCCTCTTGAATCCAAAATTCTTTTACTGCAGGGCACACTAGCCTGATATTTCTTGCTGGAGATTTCCCTTTGTTATATATCTTCAGTCGATAAGTTTTACCTATCTTAACTACACGAGCATTCAAGTCTGCACTAATAGCGTTAACAGCGTTTTCTTGTTCTCTTCGCAATATAAGTTTGTTTAAATAATCTGCAGTGTTTGCAATCTCATCCTGACGCTGATTAAATTTAATGGTTTTGTAAATAGAATACGCGGATAGTAACAATGCTAAAAGAGCTATAGCATCAGTTAATGTCATCATCTCAATCCTTTAATATTTTTTAATTTCTTACTCAGGTCTGAAATAAACTCATTATGGAGTTCTTTTATCGCTGCTTCTGTCGATTCTGTATTTTGATAGATCAACGAATCTTTATCCAACTCAGATTTACAGTCTGAGCAACGATAAAATTCTTCTGATATAGACTCAAATTGAGAGTTACCACATACAGGGCAAAGTAAAGTTATGTGTGTCGAATAGTCATTTTTCATACTCAGCTCTCTTGGTTAAACATACAATGAAAATATTCTATTTTTTATTATCTTAGTTACTTTTTATCTATTCATATCTGAGCTCACCAAATAGTCCAATCATCAAATCGTCTTCGAGAACTTCAAAAGGTAACTCGATATAGTCATTTGGATGTCTTAATAGTGCTTTGCCATCATTAGGTGCATTTTTAGTATGACCTTTTACATGTTCATCATTTTCTTTGATGTAAGGAAAAACAACTATTCTTCCATGATTCTTAGAAAGAATTTTACCTTCTTTCCACAATGTATTTCCGGCGGAGTTAGAACCTGAATCACCAACAGCCTTTACTTCCCATCCAACATTTCCATTATCTTCATACCAGAACACAAAGTCCCCGGCCAGCAACACTTTTTGTCCACGTGCTTTAGCATCAGCTAATAGCAACTTAACGCTCGCAAGCTGGAGAAGTTTATTAGCCCTTGGTAATAGCATGGTCCGTATCTTAGCTTTAGTTTTACCCCAGTGCTCTGCACCAGATAAACCAAATCCACCTGCTATGCGTTCACGATAGCACAGTTGAATAGCTTTTTTAGTTTTTATATTTCGCTGACTCCAATCATTATGCTCTTTAAGATGAAGAATAACTCCATATGGTGGAACATAAAGAACTTTAATGTATGGTGTTTCATTTAATATTTTGACTGCAGCATCTTTGAAGTCTTGTGATAGATTAGGGAACACAAAGTTATCAGCAGTCTTTTTTGGCACATTCTTATGCAAT encodes the following:
- a CDS encoding site-specific integrase, coding for MNLCLSRHGIWYYRKVTTLPCGRRKEIKKSLQTRDKLVARSKVAQLLACVRSSAISSPCKQFQNDPESLQSEQKLLPLVPLLSALCDRYLKEKAISWSPKELSNQKNYIGYFIKMLGDRPPTAYSKADVVKFKDELLNSGKSPTTINKYLQKLSLLFVWLGNHHEGIVNHFAGLKLQRVKEVNARSGYTSVEKQRLIQWAKEQELYRKWIALLGLYTGARANEICQLYADDVQQVDKVWCLNIRDNRPDQKLKTANSARLIPIHSSLISGGFIDFVQDRAGGRLFPELPHRQDGYSHLWGQWFSRHRPVDKDFHSLRHTVATALKDHGVPLQYAAAILGHTNGAISYDRYGGGVAVEKLQAAIEVAL
- a CDS encoding ECs_2282 family putative zinc-binding protein — translated: MKNDYSTHITLLCPVCGNSQFESISEEFYRCSDCKSELDKDSLIYQNTESTEAAIKELHNEFISDLSKKLKNIKGLR